The DNA segment CCAGTAACACGAATTGTTCATCATACTGCGGCGTGGTGGGGTCGGCCACGTTCAGCTCGGCCTCTGGCGGCGGGGGGTTGAACAGCGCCGCCGTCCCCATGGGCAGCGTGACGGGCATGCCTTGCTCAAACCCCGGCCCATCCCACTCGATCGACGCGGCCTTGACCTCGAATTTGCCTCGGGCCTTGAAGGTGATGTTGCCGCCTTTCAGCTCGATCTCGGCTCCACCACCGAACAGGGTGACCTGGTCCTGGGCCAGGATGCGGATTTCGTCTTGGCTGCTGGTGAGGGTCAGGGCTTGGTTGGAGATCAGCTGCAGGGTGTCGTCATGGGCCTGTAGGGTGACCGGGGCCTTGGCCGCGATCACTTTCAGCCCGCCATGGTGGGTGAACAGGCTGGCGCTGCTGCCAGCGGTGATGCCCAGGGTGTGGTGGGCGGTCAGTTGCTGGTCGCCGTGGGCGAGGCTTTGGGTGTCCTGCCCGCTGTAGCTCAGCAGGCTGGCGGGGGTGGTGTGCACCAGGGCGGTGGGGGTGCTGAGCACGCTGATGGCGCTGTCGAAGGTCTCTACCGGGTCTTTCAGTTGCCGCCCGCTGGGGTGTTGCGGGTCGGGTTGTTGGGCGGCCTGGCCGTGGACGGGGCCGCTGTGTTCGCTCAGTTGCCGGTGCAGGGCGTCGATGCTGGGCTGGCTCGCCCAGGGCAGGGCCTGGTGGGTGGTGGCGGTCTGGCTGAGTTGGCGGGCCAGGGTGGTGCTGGCCTGCAGGGCGGCGCGGGTTTCGGTGGTGTCGAGCTGGGTGCGGTGGGCGGCCTGCCGGGCATGGGTGGTGAGCAGGAGGCCCTGGTGGCCACGCAGGGTGCCCCAGCCGTCGGTGCGCAGCTCGAAGCCCTGGCCGCGATAGGCGCCGCGCCAGCCGCTGTGCGGGGGTTGCTGGATCAGGTAGCCGAGGTTCAGCTCGCTCTGCAGTTGGCTGGTGGCCAGTTGGGTGCGCAGCTGGCCGGGGGTGTCGTCCAGTACCCAGCGGGTGTAGCCGCTGCCGGTGAGGTTGCGGCCATGGTAGCCGGACAGGGTGCCGGGGTGGTTGGCGCGGCTGCCTTCGCCGGCGCTGAAGGGCGGCAGGTCTTGTTCGTTGTGCAGGCTGCCGATCACCAGCGGGCGGTCAGGGTCGCCGTCGAGGAAGTCCACCATGACTTCGTCACCCAGGCGCGGGCTGAAGTGGCTGCCCCAGTTGGGCCCGGCCAGCCATTCGGCAATGCG comes from the Chitinivorax tropicus genome and includes:
- a CDS encoding type VI secretion system Vgr family protein yields the protein RIAEWLAGPNWGSHFSPRLGDEVMVDFLDGDPDRPLVIGSLHNEQDLPPFSAGEGSRANHPGTLSGYHGRNLTGSGYTRWVLDDTPGQLRTQLATSQLQSELNLGYLIQQPPHSGWRGAYRGQGFELRTDGWGTLRGHQGLLLTTHARQAAHRTQLDTTETRAALQASTTLARQLSQTATTHQALPWASQPSIDALHRQLSEHSGPVHGQAAQQPDPQHPSGRQLKDPVETFDSAISVLSTPTALVHTTPASLLSYSGQDTQSLAHGDQQLTAHHTLGITAGSSASLFTHHGGLKVIAAKAPVTLQAHDDTLQLISNQALTLTSSQDEIRILAQDQVTLFGGGAEIELKGGNITFKARGKFEVKAASIEWDGPGFEQGMPVTLPMGTAALFNPPPPEAELNVADPTTPQYDEQFVLLDPDGQPMKQMLHQLSHQQQLRYRQTKQPGTTDRVLTPHSEPLDFKLAWDDMTPSPRKPGQSTPKPPKP